The Pseudomonas multiresinivorans DNA window GAGGGTGAGCAGGCTGCCGTTGCGGCTCTGCATCAGCTCGCGGCCGGCCTTGGCCAGGGCGATGAAGCTGTAGGCGCTGATGTCGTGGGCGATCCGGAAGCCTTCGCGGGTGGTGACCTCGGTGAAGTCGCCGTCGAGCTGGTCGCCTGGTGCGAAGCCCACCGAGTGGACGATGCAGTCCAGGCCATCCCATTGCTTCGCCAGCGCGGCGAACACGGCTGCGATGTCCGCGTCCTTGGCTACGTCACAGGGGAAGCACAGCTCCGCGCTGGAGCCCCAGCCAGCAGCGAACTCTTCCACGCGGCCCTTGAGCTTGTCGTTCTGGTAGGTGAAGGCGAGCTCGGCGCCTTCCCGGTGCATCGCCGCGGCGATGCCGGAGGCGATGGACAGCTTGCTGGCGACACCGACGATCAGTACGCGCTTGCCGGCGAGAAATCCCATATTCACTCCTTGATCATGTAATGGTTCAGGTCGGTGCCGGGACCATGAAGGCTGCTTCCAGCAGCTGCTGTGTGTACGCATGCTGCGGCGCGGCGAAGACGTCCTCGGCCATGCCCTGTTCGACCACCTTGCCGTGGCGGATCACCATCAGCTGGTGGCTGAGGGCTTTCACCACTGCCAGGTCGTGGCTGATGAACAGGTAGGTCAGGTTGTACTTGGCCTGCAGGCCGCGCAGCAGCTCGACAACCTGGCGCTGCACGGTGCGGTCCAGTGCCGAGGTCGGTTCGTCCAGCAGGATCAGCGCCGGCTTGAGTACCAGCGCCCGGGCAATGGCGATGCGCTGCCGCTGGCCTCCGGAGAACTCGTGGGGGTAGCGGTGCCGGGTGTCCGGGTCGAGGCCGACTTCCCTGAGCGCTTCGATGATCGCCTGCTCGCGTTCCTCCGCCGTGCCCATGCCATGGATCTCCAGGCCCTCGCCGACGATCTGGCCCACCGACATGCGCGGGCTGAGGCTGCCGAACGGATCCTGGAAGACTACCTGCATCTCGCGGCGCAGTGGCCTGACTTCCGCCTGGTTCATGCCTTCGATGGCCTGGCCCTCGAAGCGGATGCCGCCCTGGCTGTTGATCAGGCGCAGGATGGCCAAGCCCAAGGTGGACTTGCCCGAGCCGCTTTCGCCGACAATCCCTAAGGTCTGGCCGCGCGGCAGGCTGAAGTCGATGCCGTCCACGGCCTTGACGTGATCGACGGTCTTGCGGAACACGCCTTTCTTGATCGGGAACCACACGCGCAGGTCGTCGACCTCCAGCAAGGGCGCTCCTGGCTCGTTCTGTGCGGGGGTACCACTGGGCTCGGCTCCGAGCAATTCGCGTGTGTAGGGGTGCTGGGGGGCCTCGAAGAGGGCTTCGCAATCCGCTTGCTCGACAATGCAGCCGCGCTGCATCACGCAGACGCGGTGGGCGATGCGCCGCACCAGGTTGAGATCGTGGGTGATCAGCAGCATGGCCATGCCCAGGCGCTGCTGCAGGTCGCGCAGCAGGTCGAGGATCTTCAACTGCACGGTGACGTCCAGCGCCGTGGTCGGCTCATCGGCGATCAGCAGCTCCGGCTCGCAGGCCAGGGCCATGGCGATCATCACCCGCTGCCGCTGGCCGCCGGAGAGTTCATGCGGATAGGCCTTGAGGCGGCTGGCCGGATTGGGGATGCCCACCAGCTCCAGCAGCTCCAGCGTGCGTGCGCGTGCCTGGGCGCCGTTCATGCCCTTGTGCAGCGCCAATACTTCGCCGATCTGCTTCTCGATGCTGTGCAGCGGGTTCAGCGAGGTCATGGGTTCCTGGAACACCATGGCGATGCGGTTGCCGCGGATACCCCGAAGTTTGCGTTCGGGCAGCTTGAGCAGGTCCTTGCCGGCGTAGTGGATGCTGCCGGAGGGATGGCTGGCGGTGGGGTAGGGCAGCAGGCGCAGGATCGAGTGCGCGGTCACCGATTTGCCGGAGCCGCTTTCGCCCACCAGTGCCAGGGTCTCGCCCTTGCGGATGTCGAAGCTGATGTGTTCCACCGCGCGCACCTGTTCGTCGCCGCAGAGGAAATCGACGGACAGGTCGCGGACTTCGATGAGGTTCTCGTTCTGGGTCATCTCACTTCCTCGGGTCGAAGGCATCGCGGGCGGCTTCGCCGATGAACACCAGCAGACTCAGCATCACGGCCAGTACCACGAAGGCGGTGATGCCCAGCCAGGGCGCCTGCAGGTTGGACTTGCCCTGGGCGACCAGTTCACCCAGCGACGGCGCGCCGGCGGGCAGGCCGAAGCCGAGGAAGTCCAGGGAGGTCAGGGTGCCGATCGCGCCGGTGAGGATGAAGGGCATGAAGGTCAGGGTGGAGATCATCGCGTTGGGCAGGATGTGGCGGAACATGATCGCGCCGTTGCGCATGCCCAGGGCGCGCGCCGCGCGCACGTACTCCAGGTTGCGGCCACGGAGGAACTCGGCGCGCACCACGTCCACCAGGCTCATCCAGGAGAACAGCAGCATGATTCCCAGCAGCCACCAGAAGCTCGGCTGGACGAAGCTGGCGAGGATGATCAGCAGGTAGAGCACCGGCAGGCCCGACCAGATTTCCAGGAAGCGCTGGCCGAGCAGATCGATCCAGCCGCCATAGAAGCCCTGCAGTGCGCCCACGACGACGCCGACGATGGAGCTGAGCACGGTGAGGATCAGGGCGAACAGCACCGATACGCGGAAGCCGTAGATCACCCGCGCCATGACGTCGCGGGCCTGGTCGTCGGTGCCCAGCCAGTTTTCTCCGCTGGGAGCCGAAGGTGCTGGCACGCGCAGATCGTAGTTGATGGTGTCGTAGCTGTAGGCGATCGGCGGCCAGAGGATCCAGCCATCCTTCTGCGCGATCTGCTCGCGCATGTACGGGCTCTTGTAGTTCGCCTCCATGGGGAACTCGCCGCCGAAGGCGGTTTCCGGGTAGCGCTTGACCACCGGGAAGTACCACTGGCCGTCGTAGTGGATCGCCAGGGGCTTGTCGTTGGCGATCAGCTCGGCGCCCAGGCTGAGGATGAACAGCGTGAGGAACAGCCAGAGCGACCACCAGCCACGCTTGTTGGCCTTGAAGCGCGCCCAGCGGCGCAGATTGATGGGAGAAAGGCGCATCGGATTACTCCCGGTTCTCGAAGTCGATGCGCGGATCGACCAGCGTGTAGAGGACGTCGCTGACCAGCTTCATGATCAGGCCGAACAGGGTGAAGATGAACAGCGTGCCGAACACCACCGGGTAGTCGCGGTTCAGCGCCGCCTCGAAGCTGAGCAGGCCCAGGCCGTCGAGGGAGAAGATCACCTCGATCAGCAGCGAGCCGGTAAAGAAGATGCCCAGCAGGGCGGAGGGCAGGCCGGCGATGATCAGCAGCATGGCGTTGCGGAACACATGGCCGTAGAGCACGCGGCGTTCGGTCAGGCCCTTGGCGCGGGCGGTGACCACGTACTGCTTGCCGATCTCGTCGAGGAAGCTGTTCTTGGTCAGCAGGGTGATGGTGGCGAAGTTGCCGATCACCAGGGCGGTGATGGGCAACGCCAGGTGCCAGAAGTAGTCGCGGACCTTGCCGGCCCAGGTCAGTTCGTCGAAGTTGTTGGAGGTCAGCCCTCGTAACGGGAACCAGTCCCAGTAGCTTCCGCCGGCGAACAGCACGACCAGCAGGATGGCGAAGAGGAAGGCGGGGATCGCGTAGCCGACGATGATCGCCGAGCTGGTCCAGACGTCGAAATGGCTGCCGTGGCGCACCGCCTTGGCGATGCCCAGCGGGATCGACACCAGGTACATGATCAGCGTGCTCCAAAGCCCCAGGGAGATGGAGACGGGCAGCTTCTCGACGATCAGGTCGGTGACCTTGGCATCGCGGAAGAAACTCTGGCCGAAGTCCAGGTGCACGTAGTTCTTGAGCATGATCCAGAAGCGTTCGGGTGCCGGCTTGTCGAAGCCGTACATCTTCTCGATTTCCTTCACCAGCTCCGGGTCCAGGCCCTGGGCGCCGCGATAGTGCGTGCCTGCCGCGGCAACTTCGCCGCCGCCACCGGAGATGCGCCCGGTGGCGCCGCCGCTGGCGGCATCGAAGCCTTCCAGCTTGGCGATCATCTGCTCCACCGGGCCGCCGGGGGCGGCCTGGATGATGATGAAGTTGATTAGCAGGATGCCGAACAGGGTGGGGATGATCAGCAGCAGGCGCCGCAGGATGTAGGCCAGCATCAGTTGGCCCCTTGGGCGACGGCGCTGTCAGCCGGCGCTTCGGCTGCAGCCTTGGCAGCGGTTTTGGTCGGCTCGGCTTTTTCGCGGGCCTGCCACCAGGTTTGCAGCGCATAGCTGTAGGGCGGCAGCTTTTCCGGGTGGGCGATGCGGTTCCAGTAAGCGATGCGCCAGTTGCCCAGGTACCAGTTGGGCACCACGTAGTGGCCCCAGAGCAGCGCGCGGTCGAGGGCGCGGGCGTGGCGCACCAGGCTTTCGCGGGAGCCGGCGTTGATCAGGCCTTCGACCAGGGCGTCGATGCCCGGATCGCGCAGGCCGATGAAGTTGCGGCTGCCCGGCTTGTCGGCGCTGCTGGAGTGCCAGAACTCGCGCTGCTCGTTGCCCGGCGAGCTGGATTGCGGCCAGCTGCTGACGATCATGTCGTAGTCCCGCGAACGCAGGCGGTTGATGTACTGCGAGACGTCGACCCGGCGCAGCTGCATGTCGATGCCCAGCTCCGCGAGGTTGCGCTTGAAGGGCAGCAGCACACGCTCGAAGTCGGCCTGGGCGAGCATGAACTCGAAGCTCAGCTGCTTGCCGTCGGGACCGACCATCTTGTCGTTCTCGATCTTGTAACCGGCTTCCAGCAGCAACTGGTAGGCCTTGCGCTTCTGCTCGCGGATGATGCCGCTGCCGTCGCTGGTGGGCGGCACGTAGACCTGGCTGAAGACCTGCGGCGGCAGCTTGTCGCGCAGCGGTTCGAGGATTTTCAGCTCCTCCGCATCTGGCAGCTCCTTGGCGGCCATCTCGGAGTTCTCGAAGTAGCTGCCGTCGCGCAGGTAGGAGCCGAAGAACAGCTGCTTGTTGGTCCACTCGAAGTCGAACAGGTTGGCGATGGCCTCGCGCACGCGCGGGTCCTGGAACACCGGGCGGCGGATGTTGAAGGCGTAGGCCTGCATGCCCCACGGGTTACCGTTCACCGGCTCCTCGCGGACGATGCGGCCGTCACGCACGGCGGGCGAATCGTAGGCGGTCGCCCAGTTCTTCGCGATGCGCTCGTCGTTGAAGTCGAATTGCCCGGCCTTGAAGGCTTCCAGGGCGACGGTCAGGTCGCGGTAGGACTCCACCACCACGGCGTCGAAGTTGTTGAAGCCGCGGTTCACCGGCAGCTTGTCGCCCCACCAGTCCTTGACCCGCTCGTAACGGATCGAACGGCCGGCCTCCACCTTGGCGATGCGGTACGGCCCGCTGCCCAGCGGCGGTTCCATGTTGGTCTTGTTGAAGTCGCGGCTGGCCCACCAGTGCTTGGGCAGGATCGACAGCTGGCCAAGGATCAGCGGCAGTTCGCGGTTGTCGCCGTGCTTGAAGTCGAAGCGTACGCGCAGCTTGTCCTCGGCCACCACCTTGTCGACGTCCGCGTAGTAGTTGCGGTACATCGGATCGCCGTCCTTCATCAGCGTTTCGAAGGTGAATACCACGTCTTCGGCGGTGACCGGCGTGCCATCCTGGAAGCGCGCCTGGGGACGCAGGTAGAAGCGCACGAAGCGATGCTCCGGGTCCTTCTCGATCTTCTCGGCGAGCAGGCCGTACTCGGTGAAGGGCTCGTCGAGGGAGTGGAAGGTGAGGGTGTCGTAGATCAGGTTGATCTGTGGCGCCGAGTTGCCCTTGGCGATGAAGGGGTTGAGGCTGTCGAAACCGCCGAAGTCGGAGAGACGCAGCGTGCCGCCCTTGGGCGCA harbors:
- a CDS encoding extracellular solute-binding protein; translation: MKSPRRAALCAGLLLGLLGSAQAAPQHAITLYDEAPKYPTNFKHFDFVNADAPKGGTLRLSDFGGFDSLNPFIAKGNSAPQINLIYDTLTFHSLDEPFTEYGLLAEKIEKDPEHRFVRFYLRPQARFQDGTPVTAEDVVFTFETLMKDGDPMYRNYYADVDKVVAEDKLRVRFDFKHGDNRELPLILGQLSILPKHWWASRDFNKTNMEPPLGSGPYRIAKVEAGRSIRYERVKDWWGDKLPVNRGFNNFDAVVVESYRDLTVALEAFKAGQFDFNDERIAKNWATAYDSPAVRDGRIVREEPVNGNPWGMQAYAFNIRRPVFQDPRVREAIANLFDFEWTNKQLFFGSYLRDGSYFENSEMAAKELPDAEELKILEPLRDKLPPQVFSQVYVPPTSDGSGIIREQKRKAYQLLLEAGYKIENDKMVGPDGKQLSFEFMLAQADFERVLLPFKRNLAELGIDMQLRRVDVSQYINRLRSRDYDMIVSSWPQSSSPGNEQREFWHSSSADKPGSRNFIGLRDPGIDALVEGLINAGSRESLVRHARALDRALLWGHYVVPNWYLGNWRIAYWNRIAHPEKLPPYSYALQTWWQAREKAEPTKTAAKAAAEAPADSAVAQGAN
- a CDS encoding ABC transporter permease; this translates as MRLSPINLRRWARFKANKRGWWSLWLFLTLFILSLGAELIANDKPLAIHYDGQWYFPVVKRYPETAFGGEFPMEANYKSPYMREQIAQKDGWILWPPIAYSYDTINYDLRVPAPSAPSGENWLGTDDQARDVMARVIYGFRVSVLFALILTVLSSIVGVVVGALQGFYGGWIDLLGQRFLEIWSGLPVLYLLIILASFVQPSFWWLLGIMLLFSWMSLVDVVRAEFLRGRNLEYVRAARALGMRNGAIMFRHILPNAMISTLTFMPFILTGAIGTLTSLDFLGFGLPAGAPSLGELVAQGKSNLQAPWLGITAFVVLAVMLSLLVFIGEAARDAFDPRK
- a CDS encoding microcin C ABC transporter permease YejB translates to MLAYILRRLLLIIPTLFGILLINFIIIQAAPGGPVEQMIAKLEGFDAASGGATGRISGGGGEVAAAGTHYRGAQGLDPELVKEIEKMYGFDKPAPERFWIMLKNYVHLDFGQSFFRDAKVTDLIVEKLPVSISLGLWSTLIMYLVSIPLGIAKAVRHGSHFDVWTSSAIIVGYAIPAFLFAILLVVLFAGGSYWDWFPLRGLTSNNFDELTWAGKVRDYFWHLALPITALVIGNFATITLLTKNSFLDEIGKQYVVTARAKGLTERRVLYGHVFRNAMLLIIAGLPSALLGIFFTGSLLIEVIFSLDGLGLLSFEAALNRDYPVVFGTLFIFTLFGLIMKLVSDVLYTLVDPRIDFENRE
- the fabI gene encoding enoyl-ACP reductase FabI, whose protein sequence is MGFLAGKRVLIVGVASKLSIASGIAAAMHREGAELAFTYQNDKLKGRVEEFAAGWGSSAELCFPCDVAKDADIAAVFAALAKQWDGLDCIVHSVGFAPGDQLDGDFTEVTTREGFRIAHDISAYSFIALAKAGRELMQSRNGSLLTLSYLGAERTMPNYNVMGMAKASLEAGVRYLAGSLGPEGTRVNAISAGPIRTLAASGIKSFRKMLAANERQTPLRRNVTIEEVGNAGAFLCSDLASGISGEILYVDGGFNTTAMGPLSDD
- a CDS encoding ABC transporter ATP-binding protein; the protein is MTQNENLIEVRDLSVDFLCGDEQVRAVEHISFDIRKGETLALVGESGSGKSVTAHSILRLLPYPTASHPSGSIHYAGKDLLKLPERKLRGIRGNRIAMVFQEPMTSLNPLHSIEKQIGEVLALHKGMNGAQARARTLELLELVGIPNPASRLKAYPHELSGGQRQRVMIAMALACEPELLIADEPTTALDVTVQLKILDLLRDLQQRLGMAMLLITHDLNLVRRIAHRVCVMQRGCIVEQADCEALFEAPQHPYTRELLGAEPSGTPAQNEPGAPLLEVDDLRVWFPIKKGVFRKTVDHVKAVDGIDFSLPRGQTLGIVGESGSGKSTLGLAILRLINSQGGIRFEGQAIEGMNQAEVRPLRREMQVVFQDPFGSLSPRMSVGQIVGEGLEIHGMGTAEEREQAIIEALREVGLDPDTRHRYPHEFSGGQRQRIAIARALVLKPALILLDEPTSALDRTVQRQVVELLRGLQAKYNLTYLFISHDLAVVKALSHQLMVIRHGKVVEQGMAEDVFAAPQHAYTQQLLEAAFMVPAPT